Proteins from a single region of Gossypium arboreum isolate Shixiya-1 chromosome 1, ASM2569848v2, whole genome shotgun sequence:
- the LOC108480971 gene encoding uncharacterized protein LOC108480971, whose translation MGSKSKNLVLGFVVLAVFLISGVKSWTGEIHGRVVCDVCADSSIGPEDHILEGAEVAVLCITKSGEVVNYQAFTNAKGIYTVAETMPESDRWNTCLARPISSFHDHCNHLGNRSTGIKFTYSRPSGHFHTVRPFVYQPSTAPFYCTETLSE comes from the exons ATGGGATCAAAGAGCAAGAATCTGGTTCTGGGTTTTGTTGTCTTAGCTGTATTCTTGATTTCAGGTGTAAAATCTTGGACTGGTGAGATTCACGGTAGAGTAGTCTGTGATGTTTGCGCTGATTCTTCCATTGGTCCTGAAGATCATATTTTAGAAG GTGCTGAGGTTGCTGTACTTTGTATTACAAAATCTGGTGAAGTAGTAAATTACCAGGCTTTCACAAACGCCAAGGGGATATACACCGTGGCCGAAACAATGCCTGAGAGTGACCGTTGGAATACATGCTTGGCACGACCGATCAGTAGTTTCCATGATCACTGCAACCATCTTGGGAATCGCAGCACCGGTATCAAGTTCACCTATAGTCGCCCATCAGGTCATTTCCACACTGTCAGACCATTTGTATATCAACCCTCTACTGCCCCATTCTACTGCACCGAAACTCTTAGTGAATAA